The following nucleotide sequence is from Novosphingobium sp. IK01.
CTCGGCCCCCAGTTCGTCAGACAATCTCGACGTTACGATCATTCACTCAAAGCCCCGTGCAGCGGACGACAAGATGCCAATGTATACATTGGTGACTCTTGGCATATCCTGCCATATCTAACAAACTACCTCCACCTACATTGAACCCACTCCACCACCAAGGAAATCTGCCAAAACGTGGACGGGAAAGAGGGAGCGGGAGGCCTTCACGGATACGCAGGCTGGCAAGATCTCGCGCCGGAACAGAAAAAGGCCAGCGACACGCACATTCGCGTCGCTGGCCTTCGGGCTTGCCTGAAACAAGGATTATGCGGGGGCGCCCGTCAGGCGTCTGCGGCCCCGTCGGGCTGTGCCGGGCTGGCCCGTCCGGCGGCGATGTAGCGCTCCACTTCATCGAGGCTGCTGGCGTCGATCCGGTCGGGCGAGGCCGCGCCGGTCAGCGTCATCGTCACCTTCATGTCGGCGGCGAACAGCGACAGCAGGTGCGACACGCCCTTTTCTCCCGCTGCGGCCAGCGCATAGATATAGGCCCGGCCCAGCATGACACCCTTGGCACCCAGGGCCATCATCCGCACCACATCGAGCCCCGAACGCACGCCGGAATCGGCCAGAATGGTCAGATCGTCCCCCACCGCATCGGCAATGCGCGGCAGCGCGCGCGCCGTGGGGATCGCCCCGTCGAGCTGGCGCCCGCCATGGTTCGAGACGATGATGCCATCGGCGCCAAGGCGCACCGCGTCGCGGGCGTCGTCCGGGTCGAGGATGCCCTTGATGACCAGTTCGCCCTTCCAGCTCTCGCGGATCCATTCCAGATCGTGCCAACCGATGGTGGGATCGAAATTGGCCCCCAGAAAGTCCTTGTAGCCGCTCATGCTCATCGGGCGGCCTTCGTAGGCCTCGATATTGCCAAAGGACAAGGGACGCCCCAGCAGGCCGACATCCAGCGCCCAGTGCGGATGGGCCAGCGCCTGAAGATATTGCCGCATGGTCGCCCCCGGCCCCGACATGCCGCTGCGGTTGTCCCGATAGCGCGATCCGGGCACGGGCATGTCGACGGTGAAGACCAGCGTCTTCATCCCCGCCGTCCACGACCGCTCCAGCGCATTGCGCATATAGCCCCGGTCGCGCAGCACATAGAGCTGCGACCAGAGCTGTCCCTGTGCGCCCCTGGCCACTTCCTCGATCGGGCAGACCGAGACCGTGGAGAGCGTATAGGGCACGCCCGCCTTCTGGGCTGCGCGCGCGGCCTGAACCTCGCCGCGCCGTGCATACATGCCCGTGGCCCCTACCGGGCCCAGCACGACCGGCATCGCCCAGCGTGACCCCATGACCTGCGTTTCGAGGGTGGGTTCGGCAATGCCGGGCAACACGCGCTGGCGCAGGGCGATGCCGGCCAGTTCGCGCTGGTTGTTGTCCATCGTGCTTTCGGTGACCGCGCCCCCGTCGATATAATCGAACAGGAAGCGGGGGAGCCGGCGGCGGGCGGCTTCGCGATAGTCTGTGGGGGCCGAGACAATCATGGGGCTAACCTTTTTAAGGGCGACGGGCCTCGTTGCAGGGAGGCGGGTGGTCTTCATCCTTGTGTGAGGCGGGCCTAATCCTGCGCCTTCCATTCTCAAAATGAAACATCTGACTTAGGCTCAGTCCAAAATGGAATGACCCGGCCCGGCCCCTTCCACGACCATCTCCTGCACCAGGTCGATGAACGCGCGGGCGGCCTGCGAAAGATAGCCTTCGCGACGCCAGGCCAGGGTCATGTTCCAACTGACATCGGGCTCGTCCAGTTCCAGCAGCGCGACGCCCTCGGGCCGGTCGGCCAGCGCCACCATGCGCGGCATGAAGGCCACCCCCAGCCCGGCCCCGACCAGTCGCGCGATAAAGCGGGTCTGGGCCGATTGCATCGCCACGGTGGGGATGAAACCGTGGCGGCGACAGGCCGAAAGGATCATGTCGTTGAGCGCGAACCCCTCCTGAAACAGCAGGAACGACCAGTCCCTGAGGTCGGGCAAGCCGATCGAGGTCCGTTCCGGCGCAAAGGCCCCTTGCGGCACCAGCGCCACCACCGGTTCGCACCGGACCGGGCGATGGTCGAGTTCCCCGGCCACGGGCAGCAGGATGCCCGCAACATCGAGATCGCCCGCGCGCAAGGTCTCGTGCAGGCGGGTGCTGCCATGTTCGATCAGTTCGATCCGGATTTCGGGATGGCGCCGGCGGAATTCGGCGATGACCGGCGCAAAGAGCATGTCGCCCCCCACCGTGGGTACCCCCGTGCGCAGGACACCGCGCTTCAGGCTGTCGAACTCGCCGATCTGCGCCAGCAATTCGTCGCGCATGGCCAGCATGTCGAGACCGCGCTGATAGACCACCAGCCCCGGCTCGGTCGGCCTCGCGCGCGGGCCGGAACGGTCAATCAACTGGACGCCCAGCTCTTCCTCGAGCTGCCTGACCATCTTGCTGACGGTGGATTGGGTGGCAAAGATCCTCTTGCCCGCCTCGGTGAAGCCTCCGTGGCGGACAACCTCGATAAAGGCGCGCAAAAGGCGAAGTTCCATCATGCGTCTTCCATGCCGCCTGCCCGATCCACCGGTCAAGGCTCAGCCCGCGCGCGAGCCCCCCCACACACATCAGAACTTCGCGGCCCCCCCCATCCAGATCCGCGCCGGATCGATGACATAGCCATATGTGTCATAGTCGGCCCGCTGGTCGAGGATATTCTGGACGCCGCCATGCAGGGTAAAGCCGGACGCAAGGCGATAGGAGGCCCCGATATCCGCCGTGGCATAAGCCGGGGCGACCGTGTTGGTGCCCGAGATCTGCGCCTCGGTGACCGCTTCCTCGCCCCGGAAAATCACCCGCGCATAGCTGCTCAGGCGCGCATTGGGCTTCCAGTTGAGCGAGCCGGAAGCCTGCTGTTTCGGGGTGTCGTTGAGCGCGGCGCCGATGTTGGCGCCCGTCAGTTGCACGGAATCGGTCAGGCTGCCCGAAGCGTTGAAACGCAAGGTCCGGGTCAGTGGTATGTCGAAGGAGAGTTCGACGCCGCGAATGCCCGCTTCGTCGACATTGACATACGTCGTGGGCGGACGCCCGATCGAGCTGAGCGGTTCATTGATGCACCAGGCCCCGGATGACTGGCAGGTGACGCGGGTGATCTTGTCGTGGAAACGGGCGTCATAGACCGACAGGCTGGCCTGGATTCCCCCGCTCTCGTAGAGCGCAGAAGCCTCGAACGTGCGCGAGGTCTCGGCCTCGAGGTCGGGGTTGCCATAGATCGTTCCGCCCCGGCTCGTCTGCCCCCAGTCGACCAGCGTCTGGCGCAGGCTGGGCGCGCGGAACCCCTGCGAATAGCCGCCCTTGAGCGTGACCCGCCCGGTTACCGACCAGACCAGATAGGCGCGCGGCGTCCAGTGGACCCCATACTGTTCGTCGTTGTCCATGCGGATGCCCCCGGTCAGGCGCAGGCTCTTGAGGATCGACAATTCGTTTTCGGCGAACAGCGCCCAACTCGTGCGCGTGGCCCCCGTGCGGGTCGATCCGGCCAGGCCGTTGCTGGTCAGGTCGGTCATGTCCTCATGCCGGTAATAGCCGCCCAGCGTCAGGTTGTTGGCGGGCAGCGGCACCTGCCAGATCGACTGGCCCACGGTGTTGCGAATGCGCTTCTCCCCCTCAAGATGACGGGCATCCTCGTATTGCAGGTAGCTGTTCGAGGTGGCGAAGCCCCAGTCCCCGATATGGGTTATCGAGCCGACACGGCGGGTCTGGGTCATCGCGCTGCGCGTGCCCAGCGGCTCGGCCGCCGTGGGCGTGCCGATGTCGGACTTGCCCATCGTGGTCACCGTCTTCTGGCGATAATAGCCGCCCTCGATCAGCAGGCGGTGGGCCGGGCTGATCTCGAAGCCCAGCTTGGCGGCCAGGGTCTCGTCCTTGCGCTCGGGCGTGCCGCCGCGGATGGCGTCTTCTTCCCGGCGGTTGAGCGAGCCTTGCAGTTGCAGCCCCAGCCCTTTGACCAGCGGGCCCGACACATAGAAATTGGCGTCGCCAAAGGCGCCATACTTGCGCCCCGCGGGCATCGTGCCATTGGCCCGCACACTGCCCGACCAGGTGGGCGCAATCGCGCGGGTCAGCACATTGACCACGCCGCCCATCGCATCCGAGCCATAGAGCGAGGACATCGGCCCGCGCACGACCTCGATCCGCTCGATCGCCTCCATCGGCGGCAGCAGGCCACCCTCGGAAATGCTGCCCCCGTTGGTGCGCGATTCCCGCGCGCTCAACCGCCGCCCGTCAACGAGGATCAGCGTATATTGCGGCGCCATGCCCCGGATCGAGATGTCGCGGCTGTTGCCCTCGCCAGTGGTCACCGTCACGCCGGGAATCTCCATCAGGGCGTCGGTCACCTCGCGGTAGGGCAGCCGCTCGATGTCTTCGCGGGTGATCACGCTGATCGAGGCGGGCGCATCCTTGACGCTCTGCGCACGGGTGGAGGCGGTCACCACGATCTGCGTGCCTCCGGTCATATCGGGGGCCATTTCCGCCCCGTATGCGGCAGTCGATCCGGTCGTGCCGACCATGCCCCCAATGGCCCCACCCATGGCCAAACCCATGCGCGCCCAGTTCTTCGTGTTTTTCAAGTTGCCCACCAGATATTATTGCTAATGTATCGCACTAGCACCTGTCAACAAAGGCATGAGGCCGCAACACTCAAAAACAAATAGCCGTCATTCAGCCCTTCCCGCCCTCATCCGACGCCATCCGGGCCATCTCGATCAGCCGCGCACGAAGCCAGCGGGCCGGAGGATCGAGGCGGCTGCGCTCGTGCCACAAGAGCCAGTACCTGAGCGTGCCCAGTTCCTCGGGCGCGCGCCGGACGGCAAGCGCGCACTGTTCCTGTTCTCCCGCGCTCCACCCCGCTGCCGCCCGCGCGGGCACCACCATGACCAGATCGCCCGCCGCCAGCATCCGGGGCGCCAGCGCGAAATAGGGCACCCGCGCGGCCACCTTGCGATGCCGCGCCTCCGCGCCAAGCTCCATCGCCACGCGGTCCAGCTCGGCATCGCTGACCGACAAGGCCAGATGCGGATAGGCCAGGAACCCCGCAAGGCTCACCACATCGGCGTCGGCCTCGGCCAGTGGATGCCCGGCCCGCATCACGCAGACGAACGTATCCTCGAACAACAGGTCGTGGTGGATCTGTTCGGGAACCGGGTCGAACCCGGTCAGCGCCAGATCGATATCGCCCGAAGCCAGGCTGCGGTGCGGCACATGCCCGAGCGGCACGACATCGAGCCCCAGCGAGGGAGCCTCGCGCCACAGGGCAGGCAGCGCGGGAAGACAGACCGTCGCCACCCCGAAATCGGTCGAGGCGATACGGAAGCGGCGGCAAATCTGCGCAGGGGTGAATTCGCAAGTGTCGAACAGGCTCGCGGTCGTGCTCATCCAGTCCGACAGCCGCCCCACCAGTTCCTCGCCGCGCGGCGTGCGCGCCATCTGGTTGCCCGCGCGCACGAGCAGCGGGTCCTGGATCGCCTCGCGCAACTGCGCAAGGTGGCGGCTGACGCTGGGCTGGCTCATCATGCCCAGCATCATCGCGGTCGACCCCACGCTTTTCGTCTTGAGAAGATGCGCGAGAACAAGGATCAGGTTGGGCGCGAGATGCAAGGGAGCCATATGTCCTATTGCGCATCATTTGCATTTGCGATCAAGCTGCCCACACTTTTTGTTACAAGCCGGAAAAGACCGCCTCCTGCGCGGATCAGAACGTGTAGCGTGCGCCGATCCTGAACGTGCGCGGCTCGATCACGCGGCTCATGCGCCCGTCGACAGGACTGTTCGTGTCGAAGGCGGGAATGTAGGATTCATAGAAATAGGCGATGTCCTTGTCGCGGCTGTCCAGCATGTTCAGCACTTCGCCGTAGATCTCTATCCTGCGGCCTTTCCACGCGCCCCGCGCGTTGAGGATCGTGCTCCCCTTGTCGCGGACAGAATTGTCATCGGTCAGCGGATAGGGGCCCAGATGGCGCACGCGCAGGCTCGCCTCCCATGGATCGAGCACGATCGCCGCGCCCGCAGAGGCCGCGTTTTCGACCGCATTGGGGATGCGGTTGCCATTGTCATAGCGCGAATGGCTGGCGACATAGCTGCCATCGAGCGCCAGCCACGGCAAGGGCCGCCAGAACCCGACCAGTTCGTAGCCGCGCCGCCTGCTCGCGCCGGTCGGTTCGACCGCGTTGGAATCGCCCACGAACCGCAATTCGCTGCCCACGTTGAGCCACCAGTACGTGGCCGTGAGGGACACGGTGCCCAGTTGCAGGCGCCCGCCCAGTTCCTTGCCGGTGCCCCGGACCAGCACCGGCACCGGGGATTCCACATTGACCGCCCCGCGCACGTCGTTGGAATGGAAACCGCGCCCCCAGTTCGCATAGACCTCGAACTGCGGCAGGACCTTGTAGGCCACCGAGACTTTGGGCGAGACGATGGAATCGTGCCCGCTTCCGGTTCCCAGCAGCGCCGCCGCGCCATCGCGCGCGCGAACCGTGTAGTGGTAGTAATCGCCCCGCAGGCCGCCCGTCAGCCTGAGCCCCGACACCGGCTGCCATGTCGCCTCGCCATAGAGCGCGCCGGAGGCCTCCTCGACATGGTAGTGCCCCAGCGAGCGCAGGAACACGCGGTCTGCGGTGCGGTTCACCCCGACATTGCCGATGTGGTCATAGCGGTTTTCGGTGCCGACCGTCAGGCGCAGCCTGCTGCCCACGTCCCAATGCCTGCGCGCCGTCAGGCCGATGATCCAGCGCCTGTCGAACTGGTCGATCTGCGCGCTGGTGCCATCGGCCTGCGCATATGTCGGGTTCGAGGACATGGCCCAGTCGTAGTACTGGACATAGAGATTGGCATTCCAGCCCGGCTGCCGGACGGCGAGATTGCCGATCAGGCGCGTCGTGCGCCCCCGCGCCGAAGGATCGGGCGAACAGAAGACATCGGGGCAGACCGCGCTGCCGATGATCCGCTCGGGGATCTGCTCGGTCGGGCGCCATGTCGCATGATAGGCATGGAGCGTGGCCTCGATCGTGCCCGCGCCGACAGGCACGCTGTACTTGGCGAAACCGGCGTAGTGCCGCAGGTGTTCGGCCTCCTGCCATGGCCCGCCATAGCGTTTCGCCTGTCCGACCAGCGTCAGGCTTCCCCCGGCCACGTTCCTGATCGTCCCGCCTGCGGCCAGACGGCCCGCATTGTAGGAACCGCCCTCGACCGAAATCCACGGGCGGTCGACCCCCTCGATCGTGGTCATGTAGGCCGCCCCGGCCAGTGCGAAATCGCCCCCGTCCGCGCGATAGGGCCCCTTGCGGAAATCCTCGCGCGCGACGATCTCGGGGATCAGGCCGTTGAGATCGAGATAGCCCTGGCCATGGCCGTGGCTGCGCAAGTTCATCTGCACGCCGTCGATATAGGTCGTAAAATCAGTGCCGTGGTCGAGGTTGAAGCCACGCAGGAAATACTGGTTGGCCTTCCCGCTCCCCGAATGCTGGGCCGCGACCATGCCGGGCACGGCTTCGAGCAGTTCGGCAACCCGCAACAGCGGGCGGACCAGAAGGTCCGAGCCCCCGATGCTGCCCTCGCTGGCCGCCTGCGCCGTGCCGATCTGGGCCTGACCCCGCCCGAAGACCACGATATCGCCCGTCTTCGCATCAGCCCCATCGGCCTTATTCCCATCGGCAGGCGCCGCGACGGCCTCCCCCGCCCTGGCTGGCATGGCCGCCAGCATCATTGCCGCGCCCGCCACCATGCGCAGCAGCGCACCGCATTTCATCACTTTCATCATCATTCCCCCGGCGCCTGCGACTGGGGTGGGGGCTTGCCGCCACCAGGGCGGTCGGCGCGCGTCAGCGATCGGACACCGCTGGCGACCGTCTGCACGAACCGATGCGGCCTCCACCGCTCGTTCGTCGCTCGGACGGAAAGATTCCGGGCTCTGGCCATCCCCTGGACCACAGCATGAGCGACCAGACGCAGGCAGGTCTCCTGGCTCACGGGTCAAGGCAGCGATGCATGGCCTTCCCGGGCCTCGCATGATTTAGCGTCCGGCCCAGTGACTGGCGGCGGGATCTGCCCTGCCGCCGATATGCACCGCGCTCGCCGCTTACAGTTGCAGGGACAGCCGCGGATTCAAGGGAGGAAGCCCCCTCTCACCGTGTTCCCTTTTAAGCCTCTTTCGAAGCACCGGCGCGATCTTGCCTGCGCCATCGAAGGCGGCAGACGCCGTCGCGGTATCCCAAGTCGGGCCAAGGAACAAGAGGCCCCCCGCAAACGGAGACGCCGCGGGCATGGCCGGCGCCATGCCCGCGGACGGGGTGTCCTCAACGGCCCTGAAAGCGGATCAGGGGGGCAGGCCTCATCAGGGGGTCAGGCCGCTTGCAGCATGCGGGCCAGATCCTGCCCGGCCTCGCCGGTGGGGCGGATATCGAACATGTCGACCAGCACGCCCAGCACCTCAGGCGTGAGGAACTGCGGCAGGGTCGGGCCGAGGTGGATCTTGCGGATGCCCAGATGCAGCATGGTCAGCAGCACGGCGGTCGCCTTCTGCTCGAACCAGCTGATCGCATAATGCAGCGGCAGGTCGTTGACCCCGCAGCCGAGCGCCCCGGCCACTGCCACGGCCACCTGAATGGCCGAATAGGCATCGTTGCACTGGCCCACGTCGAGCACGCGGGGCACGCCGTTGATGCTGCCCAGATCCTCGCGGTTGAAGCGGAACTTGCCGCAGCCGAGCGTCAGGATCAGACTGTCCTGCGGGGTGGCCATGGCCAGGT
It contains:
- a CDS encoding TonB-dependent receptor domain-containing protein, yielding MGGAIGGMVGTTGSTAAYGAEMAPDMTGGTQIVVTASTRAQSVKDAPASISVITREDIERLPYREVTDALMEIPGVTVTTGEGNSRDISIRGMAPQYTLILVDGRRLSARESRTNGGSISEGGLLPPMEAIERIEVVRGPMSSLYGSDAMGGVVNVLTRAIAPTWSGSVRANGTMPAGRKYGAFGDANFYVSGPLVKGLGLQLQGSLNRREEDAIRGGTPERKDETLAAKLGFEISPAHRLLIEGGYYRQKTVTTMGKSDIGTPTAAEPLGTRSAMTQTRRVGSITHIGDWGFATSNSYLQYEDARHLEGEKRIRNTVGQSIWQVPLPANNLTLGGYYRHEDMTDLTSNGLAGSTRTGATRTSWALFAENELSILKSLRLTGGIRMDNDEQYGVHWTPRAYLVWSVTGRVTLKGGYSQGFRAPSLRQTLVDWGQTSRGGTIYGNPDLEAETSRTFEASALYESGGIQASLSVYDARFHDKITRVTCQSSGAWCINEPLSSIGRPPTTYVNVDEAGIRGVELSFDIPLTRTLRFNASGSLTDSVQLTGANIGAALNDTPKQQASGSLNWKPNARLSSYARVIFRGEEAVTEAQISGTNTVAPAYATADIGASYRLASGFTLHGGVQNILDQRADYDTYGYVIDPARIWMGGAAKF
- the lldD gene encoding FMN-dependent L-lactate dehydrogenase LldD, with the protein product MIVSAPTDYREAARRRLPRFLFDYIDGGAVTESTMDNNQRELAGIALRQRVLPGIAEPTLETQVMGSRWAMPVVLGPVGATGMYARRGEVQAARAAQKAGVPYTLSTVSVCPIEEVARGAQGQLWSQLYVLRDRGYMRNALERSWTAGMKTLVFTVDMPVPGSRYRDNRSGMSGPGATMRQYLQALAHPHWALDVGLLGRPLSFGNIEAYEGRPMSMSGYKDFLGANFDPTIGWHDLEWIRESWKGELVIKGILDPDDARDAVRLGADGIIVSNHGGRQLDGAIPTARALPRIADAVGDDLTILADSGVRSGLDVVRMMALGAKGVMLGRAYIYALAAAGEKGVSHLLSLFAADMKVTMTLTGAASPDRIDASSLDEVERYIAAGRASPAQPDGAADA
- a CDS encoding LysR family transcriptional regulator; this translates as MAPLHLAPNLILVLAHLLKTKSVGSTAMMLGMMSQPSVSRHLAQLREAIQDPLLVRAGNQMARTPRGEELVGRLSDWMSTTASLFDTCEFTPAQICRRFRIASTDFGVATVCLPALPALWREAPSLGLDVVPLGHVPHRSLASGDIDLALTGFDPVPEQIHHDLLFEDTFVCVMRAGHPLAEADADVVSLAGFLAYPHLALSVSDAELDRVAMELGAEARHRKVAARVPYFALAPRMLAAGDLVMVVPARAAAGWSAGEQEQCALAVRRAPEELGTLRYWLLWHERSRLDPPARWLRARLIEMARMASDEGGKG
- a CDS encoding TonB-dependent receptor gives rise to the protein MMMKVMKCGALLRMVAGAAMMLAAMPARAGEAVAAPADGNKADGADAKTGDIVVFGRGQAQIGTAQAASEGSIGGSDLLVRPLLRVAELLEAVPGMVAAQHSGSGKANQYFLRGFNLDHGTDFTTYIDGVQMNLRSHGHGQGYLDLNGLIPEIVAREDFRKGPYRADGGDFALAGAAYMTTIEGVDRPWISVEGGSYNAGRLAAGGTIRNVAGGSLTLVGQAKRYGGPWQEAEHLRHYAGFAKYSVPVGAGTIEATLHAYHATWRPTEQIPERIIGSAVCPDVFCSPDPSARGRTTRLIGNLAVRQPGWNANLYVQYYDWAMSSNPTYAQADGTSAQIDQFDRRWIIGLTARRHWDVGSRLRLTVGTENRYDHIGNVGVNRTADRVFLRSLGHYHVEEASGALYGEATWQPVSGLRLTGGLRGDYYHYTVRARDGAAALLGTGSGHDSIVSPKVSVAYKVLPQFEVYANWGRGFHSNDVRGAVNVESPVPVLVRGTGKELGGRLQLGTVSLTATYWWLNVGSELRFVGDSNAVEPTGASRRRGYELVGFWRPLPWLALDGSYVASHSRYDNGNRIPNAVENAASAGAAIVLDPWEASLRVRHLGPYPLTDDNSVRDKGSTILNARGAWKGRRIEIYGEVLNMLDSRDKDIAYFYESYIPAFDTNSPVDGRMSRVIEPRTFRIGARYTF
- a CDS encoding LysR family transcriptional regulator, whose translation is MMELRLLRAFIEVVRHGGFTEAGKRIFATQSTVSKMVRQLEEELGVQLIDRSGPRARPTEPGLVVYQRGLDMLAMRDELLAQIGEFDSLKRGVLRTGVPTVGGDMLFAPVIAEFRRRHPEIRIELIEHGSTRLHETLRAGDLDVAGILLPVAGELDHRPVRCEPVVALVPQGAFAPERTSIGLPDLRDWSFLLFQEGFALNDMILSACRRHGFIPTVAMQSAQTRFIARLVGAGLGVAFMPRMVALADRPEGVALLELDEPDVSWNMTLAWRREGYLSQAARAFIDLVQEMVVEGAGPGHSILD